In the Longimicrobium sp. genome, one interval contains:
- a CDS encoding 3-hydroxyacyl-CoA dehydrogenase NAD-binding domain-containing protein, which yields MATMVNEETGVPVHMDVEDGIAIIRLDQPGKPVNVISAALVEAMDDILRRLEEGEADASVRAAVILSEKRGTWIAGADIEQFKDFRTPAAAEAASRAGQRLLDRLENLRVPVVAAIDGVALGGGLEVALACTYRIASDSPKTKLGLPEVNLGIVPGAGGTQRLPRLIGVRAALDLMLTGKQLDGRRARSAGIVDEVVPAAILPVVARQVANDLAEGHKEPRGAARRRSPQWLENIPGMRQLIFSKARQGVMSKTKGLYPAPLRLLEVVEKGLDRELAEGLELEARAFGELAVTPEARSLVHLFFATTAAKNDPALGETVKPKKVERIAVVGAGFMGAGIAAASAESGITVRLKDVKPEAAARGLKTARDTLIKRAKRKKARGFEITALTDRVEATTEYTGFHSANVIVEAVFEDVSLKHTVVRDIEAKIGAGTVLGSNTSTIPIATLAEAASRPENVIGLHFFSPVEKMPLLEIITHKGTATWVTATSHAFGKQIGKTPIIVNDAPGFYANRILSPYMAEAALLLEEGVRMEEIDAAMTTWGYPVGPITLYDEVGLDVAQKAGTILAAAFADRMQTSSVLDRMVADGRQGRKNGRGFFTYGEDGRKGEPDESVYAVIGNPAAKTIARAEIQERLGLMMVNEALRTLEEGVLRSARDGDVGAVLGIGFPPFRGGPFWYVDQTGAAAVLERMRALEAKHGHRFAPAALLVERAASGERFFPDES from the coding sequence ATGGCCACGATGGTGAACGAGGAGACGGGCGTGCCCGTGCACATGGATGTGGAGGACGGCATCGCCATCATCCGGCTGGACCAGCCGGGGAAGCCGGTCAACGTCATCTCCGCCGCGCTCGTGGAGGCGATGGACGACATCCTCCGCCGCCTGGAAGAGGGGGAGGCGGACGCAAGCGTGAGGGCCGCCGTCATCCTCTCCGAGAAGAGGGGGACGTGGATCGCCGGGGCGGACATCGAGCAGTTCAAGGACTTCCGCACCCCCGCCGCCGCCGAGGCCGCCTCCCGCGCCGGGCAGCGGCTCCTGGACCGGCTGGAGAACCTGCGCGTCCCCGTCGTCGCGGCCATCGACGGGGTGGCGCTGGGGGGCGGGCTGGAGGTGGCGCTCGCCTGCACTTACCGCATCGCCAGCGACTCGCCCAAGACGAAGCTGGGGCTCCCCGAGGTGAACCTGGGGATCGTTCCCGGCGCCGGGGGCACGCAGCGGCTGCCGAGGCTGATCGGGGTGCGCGCCGCGCTCGACCTGATGCTCACGGGCAAGCAGCTCGACGGGCGCCGCGCCCGCAGCGCCGGCATCGTGGACGAGGTGGTCCCCGCCGCCATCCTCCCCGTCGTCGCGCGCCAGGTGGCGAACGACCTCGCCGAAGGCCACAAGGAGCCGCGCGGCGCCGCCCGCCGCAGGTCGCCGCAGTGGCTGGAGAATATTCCCGGGATGCGCCAGCTCATCTTCAGCAAGGCGCGCCAGGGGGTGATGTCCAAGACCAAGGGGCTCTACCCCGCGCCGCTCCGCCTCCTCGAAGTCGTCGAAAAGGGGCTGGACCGCGAGCTGGCGGAGGGGCTGGAGCTGGAGGCGCGCGCGTTCGGCGAGCTGGCGGTGACGCCTGAGGCGCGCTCCCTGGTGCACCTCTTCTTCGCCACCACCGCGGCCAAGAACGATCCGGCGCTGGGCGAGACGGTGAAGCCGAAGAAGGTGGAGCGCATCGCCGTGGTCGGCGCGGGGTTCATGGGCGCGGGGATCGCCGCCGCCTCGGCCGAGAGCGGGATCACGGTGCGCCTCAAGGACGTCAAGCCGGAGGCCGCGGCCAGGGGGCTCAAGACGGCGCGCGACACCCTCATCAAGCGGGCCAAGCGCAAGAAGGCGCGCGGCTTCGAGATCACCGCGCTCACCGACCGCGTGGAGGCGACCACCGAGTATACCGGCTTCCACTCCGCCAACGTGATCGTGGAAGCGGTGTTCGAGGACGTGTCGCTCAAGCACACCGTCGTCCGCGACATCGAGGCGAAGATCGGCGCGGGGACGGTGCTGGGCTCCAACACCTCCACCATCCCGATCGCCACGCTGGCCGAGGCGGCGTCGCGGCCGGAGAACGTGATCGGGCTGCACTTCTTCTCCCCGGTCGAGAAGATGCCGCTGCTGGAGATCATCACCCACAAAGGCACCGCCACCTGGGTGACGGCGACGTCGCACGCCTTCGGCAAGCAGATCGGCAAGACGCCCATCATCGTCAACGACGCGCCGGGCTTCTACGCCAACCGCATCCTCTCGCCCTACATGGCCGAGGCGGCGCTGCTGCTGGAGGAAGGGGTGCGGATGGAGGAGATCGACGCCGCGATGACCACGTGGGGGTACCCCGTGGGCCCCATCACCCTGTACGACGAGGTGGGACTGGACGTGGCGCAGAAGGCGGGGACGATCCTCGCCGCCGCCTTCGCGGACCGCATGCAGACGAGCTCCGTCCTGGACCGCATGGTGGCGGACGGGCGGCAGGGGCGGAAGAACGGCCGCGGCTTCTTCACCTACGGCGAGGACGGCAGGAAGGGTGAGCCGGACGAGTCGGTGTACGCCGTGATCGGCAACCCGGCCGCGAAGACGATCGCGCGCGCCGAGATCCAGGAGCGGCTGGGGCTGATGATGGTGAACGAGGCGTTGCGCACGCTGGAGGAGGGCGTCCTGCGCTCCGCCCGCGACGGCGACGTGGGCGCGGTGCTGGGGATCGGGTTCCCGCCCTTCCGCGGGGGACCGTTCTGGTACGTGGACCAGACCGGCGCGGCGGCCGTGCTGGAGCGGATGCGCGCCCTGGAGGCGAAGCACGGCCACCGGTTCGCTCCGGCGGCGCTGCTGGTGGAGCGGGCGGCCTCGGGCGAGCGCTTCTTCCCCGACGAGAGCTGA
- a CDS encoding SDR family oxidoreductase → MRSLAELFDLRGRVALVTGGGRGLGEQIATGLAQAGASVALASRKREACEDVARELAETHGVRTMALRLDVTSEEEVRAAVDEAEVELGLVDILVNNAGTSWGSPAAEMPLEAWHKVMETNATGAFLCSREVGRRLIERAAPGAILNIASVTGLRGSQPELLDAAGYAASKGAVIALTRDLAVKWARHGIRVNALAPGFFPTKMTAGVLEQAGKQISRAVPLGRVGGDDELMGAALFLLSAAGGYVTGQVLAVDGGMTA, encoded by the coding sequence ATGCGAAGCCTTGCCGAGCTGTTCGACCTACGCGGGCGCGTGGCGCTGGTCACGGGCGGCGGGCGCGGGCTGGGCGAGCAGATCGCGACGGGGCTGGCGCAGGCGGGGGCATCGGTGGCGCTGGCGTCGCGCAAGCGGGAGGCGTGCGAGGACGTGGCCCGCGAGCTTGCCGAGACCCACGGCGTGCGCACCATGGCGCTGCGGCTGGACGTGACCTCGGAGGAGGAGGTGCGGGCGGCGGTCGATGAGGCGGAGGTGGAGCTGGGGCTGGTGGACATCCTGGTCAACAACGCGGGGACCTCGTGGGGTTCGCCCGCGGCCGAGATGCCGCTGGAGGCGTGGCACAAGGTGATGGAGACCAACGCCACCGGCGCCTTCCTCTGCTCGCGCGAGGTGGGGCGCCGGCTGATCGAGCGGGCCGCGCCGGGCGCCATCCTCAACATCGCCTCGGTGACGGGGCTGCGCGGCTCGCAGCCCGAGCTGCTGGACGCCGCCGGCTACGCCGCGTCCAAGGGCGCCGTCATCGCCCTCACGCGCGACCTCGCCGTGAAGTGGGCGCGCCACGGCATCCGCGTCAACGCGCTCGCCCCCGGCTTCTTCCCCACGAAGATGACCGCCGGTGTGCTGGAGCAGGCGGGCAAACAGATCTCGCGCGCCGTCCCCCTCGGCCGCGTCGGCGGCGACGACGAGCTGATGGGCGCGGCGCTGTTCTTGTTGTCGGCGGCGGGCGGGTACGTGACGGGGCAGGTGCTGGCGGTGGATGGCGGGATGACGGCATGA
- a CDS encoding helix-turn-helix transcriptional regulator: MDSFGAFVRDRRETLRQADRRYSVRQVAERIGVEPSYLSKVERGEVAPPSEDTIVRLARELDVLPDLLLALAGKVSRDLLDTIRKRPLLFGELLRELRDLPDHAVLRLVREVRDGDW, encoded by the coding sequence GTGGATAGCTTTGGCGCATTCGTGCGGGACCGCCGTGAGACCCTCCGGCAGGCGGACCGGCGCTACTCGGTCCGCCAGGTGGCGGAGCGGATCGGCGTGGAGCCGTCGTACCTGAGCAAGGTGGAGCGGGGCGAGGTCGCGCCGCCCTCCGAGGACACCATCGTCCGCCTGGCGCGCGAGCTCGACGTCCTTCCCGACCTCCTGCTCGCCCTGGCGGGCAAGGTGTCGCGCGACCTGCTGGACACCATCCGCAAGCGGCCGCTGCTCTTTGGGGAGCTGCTGCGCGAGTTGCGGGATCTGCCCGACCACGCCGTGCTGCGCCTGGTGCGCGAAGTCCGCGACGGTGACTGGTAG
- a CDS encoding LuxR C-terminal-related transcriptional regulator: MVTFPTQQAPPPATLPLLLALDALEHGFALLDRAGNVLHASPAFTRALGRPELAGLGHEVGRFNAALWGHANVRGLGERVEPLEIRSVRTAAGECRLQGAYVGADLFGAGPSVLVGVQTPPDDPSSPERLSERFGLTRSQTRVARLLAEGLRNDEIARRLFISAHTARHHVEQVKRKVGGHTRAALAARILQPDG, encoded by the coding sequence ATGGTCACCTTTCCCACGCAACAGGCGCCGCCGCCCGCCACCCTTCCCCTTCTCCTGGCGCTCGACGCTCTGGAGCACGGGTTCGCCCTGCTGGACCGCGCCGGAAACGTTCTGCACGCGTCGCCGGCGTTCACCCGCGCGCTGGGCCGGCCGGAGCTGGCGGGGCTCGGCCACGAGGTGGGCCGCTTCAACGCGGCGCTGTGGGGCCACGCCAACGTCCGCGGGCTGGGCGAGCGCGTGGAGCCGCTGGAGATACGCTCGGTGCGCACGGCGGCGGGGGAGTGCCGCCTGCAGGGCGCCTACGTGGGTGCGGATCTGTTCGGCGCCGGGCCCAGCGTGCTGGTGGGCGTCCAGACCCCGCCCGACGATCCGTCCTCGCCCGAGCGCCTGAGCGAGCGCTTCGGGCTCACACGCAGCCAGACGCGGGTGGCGCGGCTTCTGGCCGAGGGGCTGCGAAACGACGAGATCGCCCGGCGGCTCTTCATCAGCGCCCACACCGCCCGGCACCACGTGGAGCAGGTGAAGCGCAAGGTCGGCGGCCACACCCGCGCCGCGCTCGCCGCCCGCATCCTGCAGCCGGACGGCTAG